A region from the Mycolicibacterium litorale genome encodes:
- a CDS encoding ATP-dependent nuclease, with protein sequence MRISRIEIANHSRIRDLALEVRGHAVIVGANDVGKSSVLRLLNLVLGSTTGTLYQQLGISDLRDPTTDLAVEVTLIDFDDADRTLFTSEIDVNMADKSETLRLRMTVSPDPDDAQGVNVRRWFPDAGHQRAPSRDQLLRIGWRYLPANRNASSAALDGPNSALQTLLRAIELGTERSELADLLAGFNTKLEASTAIGELRANAASHLSKAMPRTVGKDDLSVRTASDPDEDVLGGVSMFFKVDDQHVPMTAQSDGLRQLVLMTLFDLAEGTANVVAIDEPELHLHPSSQRTVAELFSTAGNQKLLVTHSPYIVQRFEPADVIAVNRDGVCHQIPNERLSAVEKERINWWSPRLIEVLTARYVIVVEGLTDRVIVERAAELAGIALDRIGAVVFDIDGAHKFPHVYRLIGSAGFNVQLLGLVDEKEKAVWHGAIGGKPARVFGTTLFVSAPDLEAEVCAAFGGPAAAQGLIDGGYCKKEDILKSAGAAELGAVTAEAAAAYCRAGKVSAATALASQLDGATAANIASVNALLQRLVSLDSAS encoded by the coding sequence ATGCGAATTAGCCGCATCGAGATCGCGAATCACAGCCGAATTCGCGATCTCGCGCTTGAAGTGCGCGGTCATGCCGTCATTGTGGGCGCTAACGATGTCGGTAAGAGCTCAGTGCTGCGGCTCCTAAACCTGGTTCTTGGCTCGACTACCGGCACGCTGTATCAACAACTCGGGATCTCAGACCTGCGTGATCCTACGACGGACCTTGCGGTGGAGGTCACGTTGATCGACTTTGACGACGCAGACCGCACGCTGTTCACAAGCGAGATTGATGTGAATATGGCCGACAAGAGCGAGACGCTGCGCTTACGGATGACAGTGAGTCCAGATCCCGACGATGCGCAAGGAGTAAATGTCCGTCGTTGGTTTCCAGATGCCGGGCATCAGCGTGCGCCGAGCCGCGATCAGCTCCTTCGCATCGGGTGGCGGTACTTGCCAGCGAACCGCAACGCATCCTCGGCTGCGCTCGACGGTCCGAATAGCGCGTTGCAGACGCTGCTTCGTGCGATTGAACTTGGCACCGAACGCAGTGAGCTGGCCGACTTGCTCGCAGGATTCAACACCAAGCTGGAAGCCAGCACGGCAATCGGTGAACTTCGCGCCAACGCAGCATCACACCTCTCGAAGGCAATGCCGCGGACTGTCGGCAAGGACGATCTATCAGTGCGGACTGCCTCGGACCCCGACGAAGACGTGCTGGGCGGTGTGTCGATGTTCTTTAAAGTTGACGACCAACACGTGCCGATGACGGCGCAGTCTGACGGTCTGCGCCAGCTCGTGCTGATGACGCTATTCGACTTAGCGGAAGGCACGGCGAACGTCGTAGCGATCGATGAGCCCGAGCTCCATCTCCATCCATCCAGCCAACGGACCGTCGCGGAACTTTTTAGTACCGCCGGCAATCAGAAGCTGTTGGTAACGCACTCTCCGTATATCGTGCAGCGTTTCGAGCCAGCTGACGTAATCGCAGTCAACCGCGACGGCGTCTGTCACCAAATTCCCAACGAAAGGCTTAGCGCGGTCGAAAAGGAACGCATCAATTGGTGGTCACCACGCCTTATCGAAGTACTTACCGCTCGATACGTCATTGTTGTTGAGGGACTCACGGATCGGGTCATTGTCGAACGAGCCGCCGAGCTGGCCGGGATCGCTCTGGATCGTATTGGGGCGGTTGTCTTCGACATCGACGGCGCCCACAAATTCCCCCACGTCTACCGCTTAATAGGTTCCGCTGGGTTCAACGTGCAGCTACTCGGCTTGGTCGACGAAAAGGAAAAGGCAGTGTGGCATGGCGCCATCGGCGGGAAGCCCGCCCGCGTCTTCGGCACGACGTTATTTGTCTCTGCCCCGGACCTCGAGGCCGAAGTCTGCGCCGCCTTCGGGGGCCCCGCCGCGGCCCAAGGGTTGATCGATGGCGGCTACTGCAAGAAGGAAGACATTCTGAAATCGGCTGGCGCAGCGGAGCTCGGCGCCGTTACTGCCGAGGCAGCAGCAGCGTACTGCCGCGCTGGAAAAGTCAGTGCCGCAACCGCTTTGGCTTCGCAGCTCGACGGTGCAACCGCGGCGAACATAGCCAGTGTCAACGCACTTCTGCAGCGCCTTGTCAGCCTGGATAGCGCCTCGTGA
- a CDS encoding UvrD-helicase domain-containing protein: MTSPHDSQQVAASSSEPNLLVIAPPGCGKTELLAMRAVELIPRLRTHQKILALTFTNRAKANLSERLRQLLGPHRFRRYVTVHNFHGHATDLIKSHGRTLGLDPAALTFPTTQTLSKALKELSADADANRAAEELLGKVKREVRNDDEVAAALDQFGDALAVRVERERVSRGQLHYDDLLRHAQQLLRIDEIANLYQQHYGAVLVDEFQDLSTQQLDVVLRTSTTWRTFAGDPLQGIYSWAGADPANVEARLRALCGQPVELTVSYRSSPAVLGVVNRLAATMGAKPLTAYDPDAWPNGGAAAALAFGDRAEEADFVCTTAATIAAADSAASIGIITRSAGRRTVIDQTFAAMPDVLCRRWDLAIDDPLVRDRIRSVVFGLPRGATVDDARHAALKALDPSDIDTAEDLGNAFDQLTEQGGGDASVRQVLSRFRHADDSDIAVGPGVHLLNAHTGKGQQFDWAFVCGLEVGQVPSYFAKTPEAVAEEKRVLLVMLSRARHGLVVTRVHTANGRYGPFQVDASPWFADLQPSAVVNSEQLTGQIDALYQSRDVEETSRY; encoded by the coding sequence GTGACCAGCCCGCACGATTCTCAACAGGTCGCTGCATCCAGCTCCGAGCCCAACCTGCTTGTGATCGCGCCGCCCGGATGCGGGAAAACCGAGTTGCTCGCGATGCGTGCCGTCGAGCTAATCCCTAGGCTGCGCACTCACCAGAAGATTCTCGCCCTAACCTTTACCAACCGTGCGAAGGCCAATCTCAGCGAGCGGCTGCGACAACTTCTGGGACCTCACCGTTTCCGCCGTTACGTGACCGTGCACAACTTCCACGGACATGCGACCGACCTCATCAAGTCTCATGGCCGCACCCTCGGACTTGACCCTGCGGCTCTGACATTTCCCACTACACAGACCCTCAGCAAGGCGCTGAAGGAGCTATCGGCCGACGCCGATGCAAACCGTGCCGCAGAGGAGCTGCTGGGGAAGGTCAAACGGGAAGTCCGCAACGACGACGAAGTGGCAGCAGCACTTGACCAGTTCGGTGATGCCCTCGCCGTTCGTGTCGAACGCGAGCGGGTCAGTCGTGGTCAGCTGCACTACGATGACCTACTACGCCACGCGCAACAACTGCTGCGTATCGATGAGATTGCCAACCTCTACCAGCAGCACTACGGCGCTGTGCTTGTCGATGAATTTCAGGACCTATCGACACAGCAGCTTGACGTCGTCCTCCGCACGAGCACGACTTGGCGAACGTTCGCCGGCGACCCGCTCCAAGGGATCTACTCATGGGCCGGAGCCGATCCGGCGAATGTCGAAGCTCGGCTGCGAGCTCTATGCGGCCAGCCGGTTGAGCTGACCGTCTCCTACAGGTCGTCGCCGGCGGTCTTGGGTGTAGTGAACCGTCTGGCCGCGACCATGGGTGCCAAACCGCTCACAGCGTACGACCCGGATGCATGGCCCAACGGCGGTGCCGCCGCCGCGCTGGCCTTCGGCGACCGCGCCGAAGAAGCCGACTTCGTGTGCACGACCGCGGCCACTATCGCCGCGGCCGACTCCGCTGCGTCGATCGGCATCATCACACGGTCGGCGGGTCGTCGTACCGTCATTGACCAAACGTTCGCGGCCATGCCAGACGTGCTATGCCGGCGCTGGGACCTCGCGATCGATGACCCACTCGTTCGCGATCGAATCCGTAGCGTAGTTTTCGGGCTGCCGAGAGGCGCCACCGTTGATGATGCACGACACGCCGCGCTAAAAGCACTGGACCCCAGCGACATTGACACTGCCGAAGATCTTGGCAATGCGTTCGACCAATTGACCGAACAAGGCGGCGGTGACGCCTCCGTCCGGCAAGTGTTGTCGCGTTTTCGGCATGCCGACGATAGCGACATCGCTGTTGGGCCTGGCGTGCACTTGCTCAATGCGCACACGGGTAAGGGTCAACAGTTCGACTGGGCGTTCGTGTGCGGTCTGGAGGTTGGGCAGGTGCCTAGTTACTTCGCGAAGACCCCGGAGGCGGTCGCCGAGGAGAAGCGCGTCCTCTTGGTCATGTTGTCGCGGGCACGGCACGGTCTCGTTGTAACCCGCGTACATACGGCGAACGGTCGGTATGGACCGTTCCAGGTCGATGCGAGCCCCTGGTTTGCCGACCTCCAACCGTCTGCAGTCGTTAACAGCGAACAACTGACCGGCCAAATAGACGCTCTCTATCAGAGTCGAGATGTAGAGGAAACCTCACGATACTGA
- a CDS encoding DUF4365 domain-containing protein yields the protein MEREGEKLAAWWFRPDTQHVHYWLDHSLPVIAVLYDPAIRNCYWQAVTREALEPTSRGGWKLLIPERHQLNASAAEHLREAAEGAPYELRLRQLQLAKPWMKLLENGNRLVVDVEEWVNKSSGRSAISLGIDNEDGGPIENLATWGVLKGLASYAELLPQLFAWAALHVHAETYDDAEYDEYLSNCTYVDREGDRIVILRISHPIGGYLR from the coding sequence ATCGAAAGGGAGGGGGAGAAGCTTGCGGCGTGGTGGTTTCGGCCCGATACCCAACACGTTCACTACTGGCTGGATCACTCCTTGCCGGTGATCGCGGTTCTGTACGACCCGGCGATCCGGAACTGCTACTGGCAGGCGGTGACTCGGGAGGCGCTTGAGCCGACTAGCAGGGGCGGATGGAAACTGCTTATCCCTGAACGGCACCAGTTGAATGCGAGCGCTGCCGAGCATCTCCGAGAAGCGGCCGAGGGCGCTCCCTACGAACTGCGTCTACGACAGCTGCAACTTGCGAAGCCGTGGATGAAGTTGTTAGAGAACGGGAACCGCCTTGTCGTGGATGTCGAGGAGTGGGTCAATAAGTCCTCTGGGCGCAGTGCAATTAGCCTTGGAATCGATAACGAGGACGGAGGCCCAATCGAGAATCTCGCGACGTGGGGAGTCCTGAAGGGCTTGGCCAGTTACGCCGAACTACTGCCGCAGTTATTTGCTTGGGCGGCCCTCCATGTACATGCTGAAACATATGATGACGCTGAGTACGACGAGTACCTGAGCAACTGCACGTATGTGGACCGCGAGGGCGATCGCATCGTGATTCTTCGTATAAGTCACCCCATCGGTGGCTACTTGCGCTGA
- a CDS encoding XRE family transcriptional regulator, protein MNRLRAYRDIEGLNQTDLAELLGMSTAMVSAIESGRRPFNGDLSSIGYGNERLELPDMSAPMHRARASTLVAAKNRAKELLRLAGEVFAELVAITPKAPRSKLLELDAVHTFQDVEERAAELRTILGQEESGPIRNLTALIERAGVCIIPIAGLAGVDGLSAWVNGVPVIGIDPSAPGDRFRFGLAHECGHLTLHNRHHDNVEREANRFAGALLFPQDDFDAAMVDKVKLQDFISLKNAWGMSIAATIYRAHELEYIDDARYRALQIQTSKWRRSEPGEFRASTGTLLPRLVEVNGGTAAVAENFGINTKHLAALINWSHLRAV, encoded by the coding sequence GTGAACAGGCTGCGCGCTTACCGGGACATCGAGGGGCTGAACCAGACAGATCTTGCCGAGCTGCTGGGAATGTCGACCGCGATGGTGTCTGCCATTGAGAGCGGCCGCCGACCATTCAATGGTGACCTCAGCTCAATTGGATACGGCAACGAGCGCCTTGAACTTCCTGATATGTCGGCCCCGATGCACCGCGCCCGGGCGTCAACCCTCGTCGCGGCCAAGAACCGCGCGAAGGAGCTACTGCGGCTAGCTGGTGAGGTCTTCGCTGAGCTCGTGGCCATCACACCCAAGGCGCCGAGATCGAAACTGCTGGAACTGGACGCGGTGCACACGTTTCAAGACGTAGAAGAACGAGCCGCGGAATTGCGGACAATACTGGGGCAGGAAGAATCTGGCCCGATCCGCAACCTGACAGCACTGATTGAACGGGCAGGGGTGTGCATCATCCCCATTGCTGGGCTCGCTGGCGTCGACGGACTTTCTGCGTGGGTTAACGGCGTCCCTGTCATCGGTATCGACCCCTCAGCGCCCGGTGACCGCTTTCGTTTCGGCCTAGCACATGAATGCGGACATCTCACTCTCCACAACCGGCACCATGACAATGTTGAACGCGAAGCTAACCGATTCGCCGGAGCATTGCTGTTCCCGCAGGATGACTTCGACGCCGCCATGGTCGACAAGGTCAAGTTGCAGGATTTCATTTCGCTGAAGAACGCTTGGGGGATGTCCATCGCAGCAACGATCTATCGCGCCCACGAGCTGGAGTACATCGACGACGCCCGCTACCGCGCGTTGCAGATCCAAACCTCGAAGTGGCGTCGATCAGAACCCGGTGAGTTCAGGGCGAGCACCGGCACTCTGCTTCCTCGGCTCGTTGAAGTTAACGGTGGCACCGCAGCAGTCGCAGAAAATTTCGGCATCAACACTAAGCACCTCGCCGCGCTGATTAACTGGAGCCACCTAAGGGCTGTGTGA